The following proteins are encoded in a genomic region of Amycolatopsis sulphurea:
- a CDS encoding DUF3046 domain-containing protein: MRITVFRRLMAEEFGPGRADVLAQDHVLSGLGGRTVEQALAAGIPAKEIWRAVCAAFDVPPERR, translated from the coding sequence ATGCGTATCACGGTGTTCCGGCGGCTGATGGCCGAGGAATTCGGACCCGGCCGCGCCGATGTGCTCGCGCAGGACCATGTGCTCAGCGGGCTCGGCGGCCGGACGGTCGAACAGGCGCTGGCGGCGGGGATCCCGGCCAAGGAGATCTGGCGCGCGGTCTGCGCCGCCTTCGACGTCCCGCCGGAACGGCGCTGA